The Amycolatopsis endophytica genome includes the window ACAGCCTCGCCGAGTTGATCCGCGAGCACGGGCCGCTGTCGGTGCAGCAGGCGGCTGCGGTGGGCGACGCGGTCGCGGCGGCGCTCGGGGCCGCGCACAACGCGGGCATCACGCACCGTGACGTGAAACCGGGCAACGTCCTGGTCGCCGACGACGGCCGGATCAAGCTCACCGACTTCGGCATCGCCCGCAACGTGTCCGACGCGTCCATGACGCGCACCGGGATGACGCTGGGTTCGCCGGCGTACATCGCCCCGGAGGTGGCTTCCGGCAAAGCGGTCACCCCGGCGGCGGACCTGTGGGGTCTGGGGGCCACGCTCTTCTGCGCCGTCGAGGGCCATCCGCCCTACGACGCCGACGGTGACCCGCTGGAGACGATCGGCAAGGTCGTCAAGGGTGAGGTGCCACGTCCGTCGCCGGGCCCGCTCGCGCCGCTGATCGCCGCGTTGATGGCGAAGGAGCCGCGGGACCGGATGCCGTTGCGGCAGGTGCGCCGCCAGCTGTACCCGATCCTGGCGAAGGCGCCGCGTGTGTTGTTCGGCCCGGAGATGTTCGCCGCGGCGGGCAGCACCCGCGAAGACGCCTCGGACACGCGCGAGATCTCCGCGAGCCCCGTGGTGAACGAGACGGCGGAGGCCAGTGGCGAGCTGGCCGCGGATCCCGGACCGCTCCCGTTCGCCCCGTCGGCTGCCACCGACGCACTGGCAGCGGCCCCGGGCCCGCTGCCGTTCGGCCCGCCATCCCCGGCGAAGCCCGGCGGCACCCTGTCCCCCGCGCCCGGCCCACTGCCGTTCGGGCCTCCTCCGGGCCGACGCACGTCGGTGACGGTGGCACTCGTCGCGGTGTCGATCGTGTTGTTCCTGGCGGCGGCCTTCGGCGGTTTCGTGGCGGCCAGGGTGATCGGTGCACAGCCGGTGGCGCCCCCGTCGCGTTCGGACACTTCGGGCCCCGCCGCCCCACAGCCGACGGTGTTCGAACGCCGGACGGGCGAGGCTTCGAGCGTGAAGGGCGCCGAAAACGGCACCTTCACCGTCGACGTCCCGGCCGAATGGACGCGTTTCACCAGCTCACAGGCGGGCGACGACCTGCCGTTGTCGACGCTGGTGCAGTTCGTGTCGGCGGACGGTTCCCAGATGCTCGCCGTGAACCACTTCCCCCAGTACTACCCGGGCAACGACCTCGACGATTACGTGAAGGCCCTGGAACGCAGCCGTTCCGGTGGCGAGTTCCGCTTGGTGTACCAGGCGAAGCTGGCCGAGCAGGAGGGCCTCACCCTGATGTACCGCACCATCGACCGGGCCCCGTCGGGCTCCGTGAGCCGCACGACCTACGCCAAGGTCTACCGCCAGAGCACGAGCCTCTGGGTGGTCAGCGTGACCGTGCCGACCGAGCAGGAGGAGACGGCGAAGGCCGCCCTCTACGACCGCATCCTGCCCACCTTCTCCACCAGCGGCAGCTAGCCAGCGCCGACCGCCCCAGACCTCCCCCGACCCTCATCCCAAGCCCGCCAGAACACTCCAACCGGGGCGGGGCGGTCGCACCCGACGCAGCCATCTACCGGCCACCAGCGCGCCCAGCCACCACCACCGGCCACCAACCCACCGCACGCTGCCAAGATGGTCCCCATGACCGAAAATGACGTGGCGGCCGCTGCCGCGGCCACCATTGCCGAGCGCACCGGGTTCGCCAAGCACGACATCGCGGTGGTTCTCGGTTCCGGATGGCGTCCGGCGGCGGACGTGATCGGCGAGCCGGAGGCGGAGATTCCGCTCGGCGACCTGCCCGGTTTCGAGACCCCGACCGCGGTGGGCCACGGCGGCACCGTCCGCTCGGTGGACGTGGATGGCAAGCGCGCGCTCGTCCTCCTCGGCCGCACCCACCTGTACGAGGGCAAGGGCGTCGGCCGGGTCGTGCACAACGTGCGTACCGCCGCGGCCGCCGGAGTGAAGTCGGTTCTGCTGACCAACGCCGCGGGCGGCCTGCGTGAGGACTACCAGGTCGGCCAGCCGGTGCTGATCTGCGACCACCTCAACATGACCTCGACCTCGCCGATCACCGGCGCGAACTTCGTCGACCTGGTCGACCTGTACTCGCACCGCCTGCGGGACCTGGCGCGCGAGGTCGACCCCGGCCTGACCGAGGGCGTGTACGCCGGCCTGCCCGGCCCGCACTTCGAGACCCCCGCCGAAATCCGCATGCTGCGCACGCTCGGCGCGGACCTGGTCGGCATGTCGACCGTGCTGGAGGCCATCGCGGCCCGTGCCGCCGGGGTGGAGGTGTTCGGCCTGTCCCTGGTCACGAACCTGGCCGCGGGCATGACCGGCGAACCGCTGAGCCACCAGGAGGTTCTGGAGGCGGGCCGAGCATCGGCCGAGAAGATGGGCACCCTGCTGCGTGAGCTCGTGACCCGCGCATGACCCGTCTCGAGCCTGACCTGCGG containing:
- a CDS encoding purine-nucleoside phosphorylase, whose protein sequence is MTENDVAAAAAATIAERTGFAKHDIAVVLGSGWRPAADVIGEPEAEIPLGDLPGFETPTAVGHGGTVRSVDVDGKRALVLLGRTHLYEGKGVGRVVHNVRTAAAAGVKSVLLTNAAGGLREDYQVGQPVLICDHLNMTSTSPITGANFVDLVDLYSHRLRDLAREVDPGLTEGVYAGLPGPHFETPAEIRMLRTLGADLVGMSTVLEAIAARAAGVEVFGLSLVTNLAAGMTGEPLSHQEVLEAGRASAEKMGTLLRELVTRA
- a CDS encoding serine/threonine-protein kinase; the encoded protein is MVAGRYRLRSVLGSGSMGTVWSAYDEFLHRPVAVKEILLPPGVTAGQADELRERTLREARAIAVLSHPNVITLHDVARQDGEPFVVMELLPSHSLAELIREHGPLSVQQAAAVGDAVAAALGAAHNAGITHRDVKPGNVLVADDGRIKLTDFGIARNVSDASMTRTGMTLGSPAYIAPEVASGKAVTPAADLWGLGATLFCAVEGHPPYDADGDPLETIGKVVKGEVPRPSPGPLAPLIAALMAKEPRDRMPLRQVRRQLYPILAKAPRVLFGPEMFAAAGSTREDASDTREISASPVVNETAEASGELAADPGPLPFAPSAATDALAAAPGPLPFGPPSPAKPGGTLSPAPGPLPFGPPPGRRTSVTVALVAVSIVLFLAAAFGGFVAARVIGAQPVAPPSRSDTSGPAAPQPTVFERRTGEASSVKGAENGTFTVDVPAEWTRFTSSQAGDDLPLSTLVQFVSADGSQMLAVNHFPQYYPGNDLDDYVKALERSRSGGEFRLVYQAKLAEQEGLTLMYRTIDRAPSGSVSRTTYAKVYRQSTSLWVVSVTVPTEQEETAKAALYDRILPTFSTSGS